One Engraulis encrasicolus isolate BLACKSEA-1 chromosome 5, IST_EnEncr_1.0, whole genome shotgun sequence DNA segment encodes these proteins:
- the si:dkey-256h2.1 gene encoding uncharacterized protein si:dkey-256h2.1: MQRKLVVICFFFGVVVQELKSQAYYSSPKQLRLSHNLKEERRDEPLRSQIINFRSQRRHNDNTGFEPGDNAAPFEIKTLDGTFNYPLQNNCSVIVHAFTNKSAFLECLWSTDASLTDLVEYLPENTHVLFLSLDDSAAKDALWMREQVYHLASGSQRGKEVISRLHFSPIPAFALGTWIPKILYSWGCSDHNCGLAQAVFTSTEWDVPLIVKSLNARYDWLMGHWGDKMYRLQDGGDGCKPMASVAGAVAWVVEEGCSFFTKLKNMADSKAMGVLVYTSAGQPIKDMNCIGEECQTGLGIPAAMVHFESSVDHALRSGKEVKVSFQTTPSPSFFFGINHQGVLSETGWFLYPTFRFLSWQAQWFEYQEVLRGRLERPATVVPVFDHLQMQGEKGAQATVDLPPGVMDYDVLELDASLSCPGRRDESCAHWDHTVQLWVCCDQLSPYCNAELGRWITAFRRGIGRWITDVSPLLPLLNAGKCAFTMKTVPWAMPWVVSLNLRFSHSNQSVQSDGDDVRELQPYKLTPLFGGGTFDKNYNSRFQPLKFTVPASAKRVELYAVITGHGSDENGCGEFCVTSHHFLVNGVFNNTRSFDTAGSALGCALRVPEGAVPNEHGTWLYGRGGWCDGLQVDPWRIDITEQLDLTGNNSIVYFGFYKGMDPNPARDPGYIEMSSYLVFYK; this comes from the exons ATGCAGAGAAAACTGGTGGTAATTTGTTTCTTCTTCGGTGTTGTCGTGCAAGAATTGAAATCGCAGGCTTATTACTCGTCGCCTAAACAGCTGCGACTTTCCCATAATTTAAAGGAGGAAAGGCGTGATGAGCCGCTGCGCAGCCAGATAATTAACTTCAGATCTCAAAGGAGGCATAATGACAACACCGGATTTGAGCCAGGGGACAACGCAGCGCCATTCGAGATTAAGACGTTGGATGGCACATTCAATTATCCCCTTCAGAATAATTGCTCCGTAATTGTCCATGCCTTCACCAATAAGTCGGCTTTCTTGGAGTGTCTGTGGTCCACCGATGCGTCGCTGACGGACTTGGTCGAGTACCTGCCCGAAAACACTCATGTCCTTTTTCTCTCACTGGATGACTCTGCTGCCAAGGATGCGCTGTGGATGAGGGAGCAGGTTTATCACCTTGCTTCAGGCTCTCAGCG GGGGAAAGAGGTCATCAGCAGACTGCACTTCTCGCCCATCCCTGCGTTTGCACTGGGCACATGGATCCCAAAGATCCTGTATTCCTGGGGCTGCAGTGACCACAACTGTGGCCTGGCACAAGCTGTCTTCACCTCCACAG AATGGGACGTGCCTTTGATTGTGAAGAGCCTAAATGCCAGGTATGACTGGTTGATGGGACACTGGGGTGACAAGATGTACAGACTGCAGGATGGAGGTGACGGCTGTAAACCCATGGCCTCCGTCGCAGGTGCTGTTGCATGGGTGGTTGAGGAAGGATGTTCTTTTTTCACTAAg CTGAAAAACATGGCGGACTCCAAAGCGATGGGTGTCCTGGTCTACACCTCGGCTGGCCAGCCAATCAAAGACATGAACTGCATTGGGGAGGAGTGCCAAACAGGGCTAGGAATACCGGCGGCCATGGTGCACTTTGAGAGCTCCGTTGACCACGCTCTGCG GTCCGGGAAGGAGGTGAAAGTGTCTTTCCAGACCACCCCCTCTCCAAGCTTCTTCTTTGGTATTAACCACCAGGGGGTGCTGTCTGAGACGGGCTGGTTCCTCTACCCCACCTTCAGGTTCCTGAGCTGGCAGGCCCAGTG GTTTGAGTACCAGGAGGTGTTGCGAGGGCGTCTAGAGAGGCCGGCTACAGTGGTGCCTGTGTTCGACCACCTCCAGATGCAGGGCGAGAAGGGAGCCCAGGCCACAGTGGACCTCCCCCCAG GGGTGATGGACTACGATGTGTTGGAGTTGGATGCGTCGCTGTCTTGTCCCGGGCGCAGGGATGAGTCATGCGCCCACTGGGACCACACCGTGCAGCTGTGGGTGTGTTGCGATCAATTGAGTCCCTACTGCAACGCGGAGCTGGGCCGCTGGATCACCGCATTCCGCAG AGGTATTGGTCGCTGGATCACTGATGTGTCTCCACTGCTGCCCCTGTTGAACGCTGGGAAATGTGCCTTCACCATGAAGACTGTGCCATGGGCCATGCCTTGGGTTGTGTCCTTAAACCTACGCTTCAGTCACAGCAATCAGTCAG TTCAGTCTGACGGGGATGACGTCCGGGAGCTTCAGCCATACAAACTTACACCTCTGTTTGGAGGGGGGACATTTGACAAGAACTACAACAGCAGATTCCAGCCACTGAAGTTTACAGTTCCAGCCTCCGCCAAGAGG GTGGAGCTGTATGCCGTCATTACTGGCCATGGTAGCGATGAGAACGGCTGTGGAGAGTTCTGCGTCACCTCCCATCACTTCCTGGTCAACGGCGTCTTCAATAACACTCGCAGCTTCGATACTGCAG GAAGTGCGTTGGGTTGTGCCCTCCGCGTGCCCGAGGGAGCGGTGCCCAATGAGCATGGCACATGGCTGTACGGCCGAGGAGGCTGGTGCGATGGGCTACAGGTCGATCCCTGGAGGATTGACATCACTGAGCAG CTGGACCTGACTGGCAACAACAGTATTGTCTACTTTGGCTTCTACAAGGGAATGGACCCCAACCCTGCGAGAGACCCCGGCTACATCGAGATGTCCTCCTATCTCGTCTTCTACAAGTGA